Genomic segment of Microbacterium sp. M28:
TCCAGCTCGGGGGCGCCACCGAGCGTCACGGGCGTCGTGACCTTCGCGAGGTCGGCGATCGTGGTGAGGCCGTTCGTCTCGGCGAACTCCTTCGTGACCGTGTAGGTGTCCTGGTCGCTGGCCTCTGCGTAGTCGAGCGCGGTCAGCTCCTCCGGCAGCGCCTCCTGCAGCGCGGCGTAGACGTCGTCCGGGCTCGTCGCGGTCGCCTCCGCGTCGTAGAACTCGAGCAGGTTGCCCGTGTACTCCGGGAAGAGGTCCACGGCGCCGGACTCGAGCTCGGGGATGTACGCGTCGCGCTGACCGATGTTGAACTTCCGCTCGACCGTGAACCCCTCGGCTTCGAGCGCCTGGGCATAGATCTCGGCGACGATCTCGTTCGAGTAGTAGGCCTGCGAGCCGACGACGATCGTGTCGCCGCCTCCGCCTGCGCCCTCCTCGGTCGGTTCTTCGAGCGGGTTGCTGTTCGAGCATCCGGCCAGGACGAGCGACGCGGCGATCGCCGTCGCGCCGACGAGCGCGATGCGGGACTTTCGTGCGGTGAACATGGTGTTCCTCTCTTGGTGGTCTGGATTCAGGCTGGTGCGGATGCCGTGGCGCGCGCCCGACGTCCGGTTCGGCTGGTCTGCTGGACGCGGATGCCGGTGGGCACCGCCGCATGCTGTGCGAGCGCCATCAGCAGATCGGCGATGAGGGCGAGGAGGGCGACGAGGATCGCACCCCCGAGCACCTGGTCGAACCGCTGCAGCGGGATGCCCTGGATGATCGGCCACCCGAGCCCGCCGAGGTTGACGTATGCGGCGATCGTGACGGTGGCGATGACCTGCAGCAGCGCGGCGCGCACGCCGGCGATGAGCAGCGGAAGGCCGAGCGGAACCTCCACCTTCCAGAACACCTGCCACGCGGTCATTCCCATGGCGCGTGCGGCGTCGATCGTCCGTCGATCGATCGCCTCGAGTCCGGTGTAGGCGCCGGCGAGCAGCGAGGGGATCGCGAGCACGACGAACGTGATGACCGCAGCCTCCGGCACGCGCAGGACCCCGAGCAGCAGGACGAGCAGGATCATCAGCCCGAACGATGGGATCGCGCGCGCCGCACCCGAGATCGCGACGGCGATCTCGCGGCCGCGGCCGGTGTGGCCGATGAGCCAGCCGGCCGGCACCGCGATCGCGGCGGCGATGAGCACCGAGACGATCGTGTAGTACAGGTGCTGGCCGAGCAGGATCGGCAGCGCGTACGGGCCCTCCAGCCGCTCAGGGGAGAACAGCCAGGCCAGCGCCTCTGCGAACAGGTTCATGCGGCGGACCTCATCGGCATCGCGACGCGGCGCGTCGTGGTGGCGCGCGTCCACGGCATCATCATCCGCCCGATCAGCACCAGGAGCAGATCGATGATCAGTGCGATCAGCACCACGGCCAGGATGCCGGCGAGCACCTCGGCGATGATGCGGCGCTGCAGCCCGTTCGTGAAGAGGTAGCCGAGGTTCTCGACGCCGATCAGGATGCCGACCGTCGCGAGCGAGATCGTGCTGACCGCGGTGACCCGGAGTCCGGCGAGGATGACGGGACCGGCGAGCGGGATGTCGACCGTCCAGAACCGCCGCATGCCTCCGAAGCCCACAGCCGTGGCCGACTGGCGTACGGCGGGGTCGACCGAGTCGAGGCCGTCCGCCACCGAGCGGACGAGGATGGCGACGGCGTAGATCGTCAGCGCGATGATCAGGTTGGGCGGGCTGGTCGCGGAATATCCGAGGGACGCCGGCAGCAGGATCAGCAGCGCCAGCGACGGGATCGTGTAGAGCAGGCCGGTGAGCACGATGACAGGCCCTCGGACGAGCCGGTACCGCCACGCCACCCACCCCAGGGGCAACGACAGCACGAGGCCGAGCACGATCGGGATGATGCTCTGGCGCAGGTGCTCGACGCTCAGCGCGAGGATGAGGTCGAGGTTGTCGAGGACCCAGGTCATAGGCCGTCCTCGATCAGCGCGCCCTGCGTGCGCCCCTCCGAGTCGACCACGACGGTGCCGTGCGCCGTCTTCTTGAGGCGCAGCGCCCGCCGTCCGCGCTCGGCACCGATGAAGGCGGCGACGAAGTCGTCCGCCGGGTTCTCGATGATCTCGCTGGGGGTCCCGACCTGGACCATCCGCGCCCCCTTGTCGAGGATGACCACCTGGTCGCCGAGCAGGAAGGCCTCGTCGATGTCGTGCGTGACGAAGACGACGGTCTTGTCGAGCTCCTGCTGGAGCCGGATCAACTCCTGCTGCAGGTCGGCCCTGACGATCGGGTCGACCGCCCCGAACGGCTCGTCCATGAGCAGGATGTTGGGATCGGCGGCCAATCCCCTGGCGACGCCGACGCGCTGCTGCTGACCGCCCGAGAGCTGGCTCGGATAGCGGTCGGCGAGCGCACGGTCCAGCCCGACGGTGTCGAGCAGAGCGAGCGCGCGCTCACGTGCCTGCTTCTTGGCGACGCCGGTCAGCCGCAGCACTGTGGAGACGTTGTCGATCACGGTGAAGTGCGGCATCAGCCCGGAGTTCTGCATGACGTAGCCGATACGACGGCGCAGAGCCACCGGGTCGCCGTCGAGAACGCTGTCGCCGTCGATCTCGACATCCCCGGAGGTGGGTTCCACCATACGGTTGATCATGCGCAGCAGCGTCGTCTTGCCGCATCCGGAAGACCCGACGAAGACCGTGGTCTTGCGGGAGGGCAGTACGAGGCTGAAGTCCTCGACGGCGAGGGTGCCGTCGGGGAAGCGCTTGGACACGGATCGGAACTCGATCATGCGGTGATGTCTCCGGTCGTTCGGGAAGTGGTTACGGTACGACCTCGACGTCCGGGGCGAACGCGACGTAGCCGGAGAAATCCCGCCCGACCCGGTCGAACGCCGACGGGTAGGGATGCGGATACGCCCAGGCGCGGTCGACGTGGACGTCGTCGCCGATGCGCACCGAGTAGTACTGGCATTCGCCCTTCCAGGGGCAGGTGTACGGCGTCGGGCTCTCGACGAGGACGTCCGGCGCGACGGATGCCGGAGGGAAATACCAGTTGCCCTCGATGCGGATCAGGTCGTCCTCGTCCGCTTCGGCGATGGTGGTTCCTGCGAGTACAGCCTTCATTTCTGTCCTCCTTGGATCAGGTTCTGAGCGTAGGGGACGCCACGGACACCGTGGGGTCCGGTTCTCGGCGCGTCATGAGCGGCTTCATCCATGGACGGTCCTTTCATGCTCCTCTGTGCCTTCGGAGCGGGTGCGGAATCGGATGGGTCGCTGCGCGCGCCTCACGCCGATCGGCGACCGTACTCCTCGAGCAGCCGGAGCCAGATCTCGCTGACGGTGGGATACGCGGGGACCGCGTGCCACAGCCGGGAGATCGGAACCTCGCCGGCGACCGCGATCGTGGCCGCATGCAGCAGCTCGGCGACATCCGGTCCCGTGAACGTGACGCCGAGGATCACGTCGCGCTCGGCATCCACCACCATCCGGGCCTGCCCTCGATAGCCGTCCTGGTACAGGCTCGCGCCGGCGACCCAGCCGAGGTCGTAGTCGACCACTTCGGTCTCGTGACCGGCCTCGCGCGCCTGTGCGGCGGTCAGGCCGACGGCTGCGACCTCCGGCTCGGAGAAGACGACCTGCGGCACCGCACGATGATCGGCCGTCGCTGCGTGGCGCTCCCAGGCGGCGTCCCGGACGTCCTCGCCCTGCGCGCGGGCGGCGATCACGTCACCGGCGGCACGCGCCTGGTACTTGCCCTGATGAGTGAGCAGCACGCGCCCGTTCACGTCGCCGACGGCGTACAGCCAATCGGAGTCGTGGACGCGCAATGTGTCGTCCACGTCGATGTACCGCCCCGGTTCGAGACCGACGTTCTCCAGGCCGATATCGCCGCTGCGCGGGCGGCGCCCGGTGGCGACGAGCACTTCGGCTGCGGTGACCTGCTCGCCGTCGCCGAGTGTGATCGTGACACCGTTCGCGTCGCGCTCGACGCGGTCGGTCGCGGTGCCGGTTCGGACATCGACGCCGAGTTCGCGCAGCCCTGCGGTGACCTGCTCACCCGCGAACGGCTCGAGGGACCCGAGGATCTCGCCGCGCGCGATCACGGTCACCCGGGAGCCGAGCGATGCGTAGGCGGTCGCCATCTCGACGGCGACGACGCCGCCGCCGATGACCGCGAGGGATGCCGGGACCTCGTGGGCGCTGGTCGCCTCGCGGCTCGTCCACGGCTGCGCCTCCGCGAGGCCTGGGATGCCGGGGATCACGGCATCCGTTCCTGTACTGATGGCGACCGCGTGCCTGGCGCGGAGGACGCGCGTGCCGCCGTCGGCATCGGTCACGGTGACTTCGCGTTCGCCGGTGATCCGGCCGTGCCCTCGGGCGAGTGCGATGCCTGCCTTGTCGAGCCAGGCGACCTGTCCCGCGTCCGACCAGTCGCTGGTGAACGAGTCCCGACGGGCGAGGACGGCCGCGGCATCCAGCGTCCCTGTGACGGCCTCGGCCGCGCCGGCGACGTGCTGCGCCGCGCGCAGCGCCTGGCCTGGGCGCAGCAGCGCCTTCGACGGCATGCAGGCCCAGTAGGAGCATTCACCGCCGACGAGTTCGCTCTCCACGATGACCGCGGTGATTCCGCTTTGCACCGCCCTGTCCGCCACGTTCTCGCCCACGGGGCCCGCCCCGACGACGATGAGGTCGTACTCGTCTGTCATCCGCTGCACCTTCCACAGTCTTGCCGATGTGCAACGTCGAGTCACGGGAATTGTTCCTGGCGTCTTCGAACCGTAAGGATCATCGCCATCCGGCTACGGGACCAGCACGACCTTGCCGCGCTGTCGTCGCTGCTCGATCGCCGCATGCGCGGCGGCGGCCTCCGCGAGGGGATGCTCATCGACCGGCGGCACGGTGCGCCCCTCGGCGGTCGCGGCGATGGCCCGTGCCTCGAGCGCCCGCAGATCGGCGATCGGCCGCCCCAGCGGCACGGTCACCGTGAGGGAACGCGCCACGATGTCGTCGGTGTCGATGCGCACGACCTCACCGCTCGACCATCCGAAGATCACCACGCGCGCCCCGCGCGCGAGGGCCTCGATCGCTGCGCGCGCTGTCGCACCGCCGACGCCGTCGAGCAGGAGCGATGGCGCCTCACCATCGAGCGCGGCTGCCATGCGCGCCGGCCACGACTCGTCCGTCGCATCCAGGGCCACCATGCGTCCTGGGTGCGATCCGTCGACGTGAGCGAGCTGCTCGATGACGGCGCGCTTGCCCTCGCCTCCGTAGAGTGCGACGGCCGTCGCGCCGCTCGACAGCGCCAGTTGCACGAGCTGGCTTCCGAGCCCTCCGGACGCTCCGGGGACGATGACCGTGTCCGCGGCCGTCAGCCCCGCGGCATCCAGCACCAGCTGCGCCGTCCGGCCCGTGCCGATGGACGCGACGGCCTGCGAGAACGTCACGCCGTCCGGGACGGCATGCAGCGCCGCGGCCGAGACCAGCGCGTACTCGGCGTAGCCCCCGCTTCGGAATCCGACGTGCGCCACGACGCTCGTGCCGAGAAGGGCTGCCTCGACCCCCGCTCCGACCGCGTCGACCGTTCCGGCGATCTCGCGACCTGGTGTCATGGGCAACTCGACCTCAGGCATCGAGGCCGGCCCCTCTCCCCGACGCAGGTCGATGTCGACCGCGTGCACACCGGCGGCCGCGACGCGCACGCGCACCTCACCGTCACCGGGCTCCGGCCGTGGGACGTGCTCGAGGACGAGCACGTCGGACGCGCCGAACTCGCGCTGCACGATCGCGCGCATGGTTTTCGCCTCCGCGCTCATGCCGCCACCTCCTCGGATGCCGCGACTCCAGCCGTGTCGGGTCTCACCCGTGGCGCGAGCACCGCGGCGGCGATCGCGAGCCCGCCGGCCAGCGCGAAGACCGCCGTGAACGGGTCGAACACGGCCGCGACGGACGTGAACAGGGTGCCCGTGATCGCGAGCGCCAGGGCGCTTCCGAACGAGTCGGCGACCGTCATGGCCGAGCTGTTGAAGCCCTGCGTCTTCGGCGTCGACATCGCCAGTGTCAGTGCGCTGGTCCGGGGGCTCATGAGCCCCATCCCGAGCCCTGCGACGACCCAGGCTGCAGCGATCACGATGGCATGCAGTCCGAGCGCCGCGGTCGCGAGCACGAGAGCGATGCCGATCAGCACGAAGATCGTGCCGGCGCGCACCGCCGTCACGCTCGACAGGCGCGCGCCCCAACGCCCCTGCACGGTGGCGGCAGCCGACCATGCCAGCGCGCCACCGGTGAGGGCGAGGCCGGCGAGGGTGGGGGTGAGCGCGTAGCGGTCGGTCAGCAGATAGGGCAGATAGACCTGCGCGCCGAAGAACGCGGCCGCGGCAATTCCTCGGACGAGGATGACCGAGGGCAGGCCGCGGCGGGCCCGCAGCGTACCTCTCGGGACGAGCGGACGAACGGCGATCAGGGCGACGACGGTGGCGGCGAGGGCCAGCGCGGGACCCGCACCGGGGATGTCGCCGAGCAGGTTCAATGCCAGCACCGCGAGGGCGGCGAGCACCGACCAGCCGAGGCGGCCGATCGCCCACGGCGTCGTCCGGTCTCCCCCGCCCGACAGGCCTCGCAGCGCTGGGACCACCATCAGCAGCGCGGCGAGCACCAGGACTACGACGCCGAGGAAGACCCACTGCCAGCCCCAAAGTTCCGCGACGAGGCCCGCGATGGTCGGGCCGACCAGCGATGGGATCACCCAGGCTGCGGCGAATCCGGCGAAGATCGCGGGGTGGAGCTCCTGCGGGTAGACACGGGCGACGACCACGTAGAGCGCGACCATCAGACCGCCGCTGCCGAGTCCCTGTGCGAACCGGCCCGCGACGAGGATCTCCATGGTCGGTGCGAGACCTGCGATGAGCAGGCCGAGGACGAAGACGGTCACGGCGGTGTACAGCGGCGCCACGGGGCCCCGGCGATCCGACCAGTTGCCGACGACGACCATGCCGATCACGCCCGTCGCGAGCGGTCCGGCGAACGCGAGGGCGTACAGCCGCTCCCCGTCGAGATCGGCGCTGACGGCGGGCATGACGGTCGTGACCGCCAGGGATTCGAACGCTCCGAGGAAGACCAGAGCGCAGGCGCCGATCGTGATCCACAGGTAGGTTCCGCTCAGGATGCCGGGCGAAGCGGCCGCAGTCGTCGGCGTCGCATCTGTTCTCGTTGTCATGATGAGGACGCTAGGACCTCAACATAACTTGAGGTCAAGCGGCGGGAACTCTGGCGAACGCGCGGACCGGAAACGTCCCGAAACTCTCGACCTTCGGCGGCACCACCGTGAGCGATGCCCCACTCGGCGGCAGCTCCCCGAGATTCGTCATGTGCTCGACGATGTGGATGCCGGATGCCAGGAACACCGAATGCGCCGGGCGTTCGCCTCCGGCATCCGCCGACATGTCGTCGATGTTCACCGAATCGATGCCGACGAGCGTCACCCCCTGATCGGCGAGGTGGCGTACGCCGTCGGCGGTCAGGAAGGGCGCGTCGGTCGCATAGCCGTCCGTTCCGAAGAGGCGGTCGCGCCCGGTGTGCAGCAGGACGGCCTTGCCCCGCACGTCGCGGTCGAAGAAGACCGACGCGGGGATGCCGCGCGTCTGCGCATCGTCGAGGTGGAACACCTCGGTCGGCAGGTCGACGAGCGTCTCGAGTGCCAGGGCCGCGAGGTCGGCACCGCCTTCGTAGCGATGGAACGCCGTGTCGAGGTACGTGCCGGTGTTGCCCGGCAGCGAGATGGTGTCCATCACGAACGTGGTGCCGGGGGCGTAGCGGCTCTCGGCATCCTTGCGCGTGACGAGCGGGCTGATCTCGGGGGCCGGGATGCCCGGTAGCGTCACAAGGCCTTGCCGGATCGTGTGGCTGAGGTCGACGAGGCGGA
This window contains:
- a CDS encoding MFS transporter, with the translated sequence MTTRTDATPTTAAASPGILSGTYLWITIGACALVFLGAFESLAVTTVMPAVSADLDGERLYALAFAGPLATGVIGMVVVGNWSDRRGPVAPLYTAVTVFVLGLLIAGLAPTMEILVAGRFAQGLGSGGLMVALYVVVARVYPQELHPAIFAGFAAAWVIPSLVGPTIAGLVAELWGWQWVFLGVVVLVLAALLMVVPALRGLSGGGDRTTPWAIGRLGWSVLAALAVLALNLLGDIPGAGPALALAATVVALIAVRPLVPRGTLRARRGLPSVILVRGIAAAAFFGAQVYLPYLLTDRYALTPTLAGLALTGGALAWSAAATVQGRWGARLSSVTAVRAGTIFVLIGIALVLATAALGLHAIVIAAAWVVAGLGMGLMSPRTSALTLAMSTPKTQGFNSSAMTVADSFGSALALAITGTLFTSVAAVFDPFTAVFALAGGLAIAAAVLAPRVRPDTAGVAASEEVAA
- a CDS encoding ABC transporter permease, coding for MNLFAEALAWLFSPERLEGPYALPILLGQHLYYTIVSVLIAAAIAVPAGWLIGHTGRGREIAVAISGAARAIPSFGLMILLVLLLGVLRVPEAAVITFVVLAIPSLLAGAYTGLEAIDRRTIDAARAMGMTAWQVFWKVEVPLGLPLLIAGVRAALLQVIATVTIAAYVNLGGLGWPIIQGIPLQRFDQVLGGAILVALLALIADLLMALAQHAAVPTGIRVQQTSRTGRRARATASAPA
- a CDS encoding DUF427 domain-containing protein, encoding MKAVLAGTTIAEADEDDLIRIEGNWYFPPASVAPDVLVESPTPYTCPWKGECQYYSVRIGDDVHVDRAWAYPHPYPSAFDRVGRDFSGYVAFAPDVEVVP
- a CDS encoding cyclase family protein, giving the protein MSDYRAVFDARISFVNGGGLTAEGFRLDLPDPDVTESDVARLLVQHLGLALVGEVRLDGLQIVEEQHRGSRGIRTPSDADAPAGFRLVDLSHTIRQGLVTLPGIPAPEISPLVTRKDAESRYAPGTTFVMDTISLPGNTGTYLDTAFHRYEGGADLAALALETLVDLPTEVFHLDDAQTRGIPASVFFDRDVRGKAVLLHTGRDRLFGTDGYATDAPFLTADGVRHLADQGVTLVGIDSVNIDDMSADAGGERPAHSVFLASGIHIVEHMTNLGELPPSGASLTVVPPKVESFGTFPVRAFARVPAA
- a CDS encoding alcohol dehydrogenase catalytic domain-containing protein encodes the protein MRAIVQREFGASDVLVLEHVPRPEPGDGEVRVRVAAAGVHAVDIDLRRGEGPASMPEVELPMTPGREIAGTVDAVGAGVEAALLGTSVVAHVGFRSGGYAEYALVSAAALHAVPDGVTFSQAVASIGTGRTAQLVLDAAGLTAADTVIVPGASGGLGSQLVQLALSSGATAVALYGGEGKRAVIEQLAHVDGSHPGRMVALDATDESWPARMAAALDGEAPSLLLDGVGGATARAAIEALARGARVVIFGWSSGEVVRIDTDDIVARSLTVTVPLGRPIADLRALEARAIAATAEGRTVPPVDEHPLAEAAAAHAAIEQRRQRGKVVLVP
- a CDS encoding ABC transporter ATP-binding protein translates to MIEFRSVSKRFPDGTLAVEDFSLVLPSRKTTVFVGSSGCGKTTLLRMINRMVEPTSGDVEIDGDSVLDGDPVALRRRIGYVMQNSGLMPHFTVIDNVSTVLRLTGVAKKQARERALALLDTVGLDRALADRYPSQLSGGQQQRVGVARGLAADPNILLMDEPFGAVDPIVRADLQQELIRLQQELDKTVVFVTHDIDEAFLLGDQVVILDKGARMVQVGTPSEIIENPADDFVAAFIGAERGRRALRLKKTAHGTVVVDSEGRTQGALIEDGL
- a CDS encoding dihydrolipoyl dehydrogenase family protein; the protein is MTDEYDLIVVGAGPVGENVADRAVQSGITAVIVESELVGGECSYWACMPSKALLRPGQALRAAQHVAGAAEAVTGTLDAAAVLARRDSFTSDWSDAGQVAWLDKAGIALARGHGRITGEREVTVTDADGGTRVLRARHAVAISTGTDAVIPGIPGLAEAQPWTSREATSAHEVPASLAVIGGGVVAVEMATAYASLGSRVTVIARGEILGSLEPFAGEQVTAGLRELGVDVRTGTATDRVERDANGVTITLGDGEQVTAAEVLVATGRRPRSGDIGLENVGLEPGRYIDVDDTLRVHDSDWLYAVGDVNGRVLLTHQGKYQARAAGDVIAARAQGEDVRDAAWERHAATADHRAVPQVVFSEPEVAAVGLTAAQAREAGHETEVVDYDLGWVAGASLYQDGYRGQARMVVDAERDVILGVTFTGPDVAELLHAATIAVAGEVPISRLWHAVPAYPTVSEIWLRLLEEYGRRSA
- a CDS encoding ABC transporter substrate-binding protein, with protein sequence MFTARKSRIALVGATAIAASLVLAGCSNSNPLEEPTEEGAGGGGDTIVVGSQAYYSNEIVAEIYAQALEAEGFTVERKFNIGQRDAYIPELESGAVDLFPEYTGNLLEFYDAEATATSPDDVYAALQEALPEELTALDYAEASDQDTYTVTKEFAETNGLTTIADLAKVTTPVTLGGAPELEQRPYGPAGAKEVYGVDLQFSATGETTLESLLAGEIQVADIYTAAPAFQTEEIVALEDPENLILASNVVPIASSDVADEIADVINAVSAELGADDLVALGVQSTEDQMSPDDIAAQWLEEAGLS
- a CDS encoding ABC transporter permease → MTWVLDNLDLILALSVEHLRQSIIPIVLGLVLSLPLGWVAWRYRLVRGPVIVLTGLLYTIPSLALLILLPASLGYSATSPPNLIIALTIYAVAILVRSVADGLDSVDPAVRQSATAVGFGGMRRFWTVDIPLAGPVILAGLRVTAVSTISLATVGILIGVENLGYLFTNGLQRRIIAEVLAGILAVVLIALIIDLLLVLIGRMMMPWTRATTTRRVAMPMRSAA